A window from Plectropomus leopardus isolate mb chromosome 3, YSFRI_Pleo_2.0, whole genome shotgun sequence encodes these proteins:
- the znf648 gene encoding zinc finger protein 501 yields MTDEISPRMSDEAFGEKLSNRKHQGGECVTPPVPEEQILINTHHLKTNSSFGGICGMNSLSESGDVEILYLNPQTPNWSLVEKFAELSPGEETDEQNQSSPGLLDCTKHADNNNKINVCNEVLLDQKKKSNRHKLQRNVSTKQRASKLRELNVEEYSPGGGGNKTKRKSVNTPHAKKLLKKSEDDKIPRLLVAMKKRSGVDTEHRPFKCPHCSWAFKKLCNLQSHLQTHTGLKPHVCDICGKAYSHQGTLQQHKRLHTGERPYHCPFCVKTYIWSSDYRKHIRTHTGEKPYVCDTCGKDFIRSSDLRKHERNMHTNDKPFPCTHCGKTFNKPLSLKRHERKHLGERPFSCPDCGKAFALASRMAEHQKIHAGVRPYVCSVCSKCFTKSSNLTEHEAIHSGARPHKCNECGVAFAMASRLVRHQYIHNKEKPHNCSGCSKNFSHLATLKLHQEQNCAGRIFVCVDCHKSFQCAKKLAQHMLNHRDKNV; encoded by the coding sequence ATGACTGACGAAATCTCCCCACGAATGTCTGACGAAGCATTTGGTGAAAAGCTGAGTAACAGGAAACACCAAGGAGGAGAATGCGTCACTCCGCCTGTCCCCGAGGAGCAGATCCTAATTAACACTCACCATTTGAAGACTAACTCTTCATTTGGTGGCATTTGTGGTATGAACTCACTTTCGGAGAGCGGCGACGTTGAAATCCTTTATCTAAACCCTCAAACACCAAACTGGTCTCTGGTGGAGAAGTTTGCGGAGCTTTCACCGGGAGAAGAAACAGACGAGCAAAACCAAAGCAGTCCAGGATTGTTAGACTGCACTAAACATgcagacaataataataaaataaatgtatgtaatgaGGTGCTTTTGgatcaaaagaagaaaagtaacCGCCATAAGCTACAACGTAACGTCTCAACCAAACAGAGGGCGTCCAAGCTCAGAGAGCTAAATGTGGAGGAGTATTCTCCGGGTGGAGGTGGAAATAAGACCAAAAGGAAGAGTGTAAATACTCCTCATGCtaagaaattacttaaaaagtcTGAGGATGACAAAATCCCTCGACTTTTGGTAGCAATGAAGAAACGCAGTGGAGTTGACACGGAGCACCGTCCCTTCAAGTGTCCGCACTGCAGCTGGGCTTTCAAGAAGCTCTGCAACCTACAGAGTCACCTACAGACGCACACCGGCCTCAAGCCACACGTGTGTGACATATGTGGCAAGGCGTACTCCCATCAGGGCACGCTGCAGCAGCACAAGCGTCTGCACACAGGGGAGAGACCGTATCACTGCCCCTTCTGCGTCAAGACCTATATCTGGTCCTCGGATTACCGTAAGCATATCCGCACACACACTGGTGAGAAGCCCTACGTCTGTGACACTTGTGGCAAGGATTTCATTCGCTCCTCCGACCTGCGAAAGCACGAGCGGAATATGCACACCAACGACAAGCCCTTCCCATGCACGCACTGTGGCAAGACCTTCAATAAACCCCTCTCGCTGAAGCGTCACGAGCGCAAGCACCTGGGAGAGAGGCCGTTCTCCTGCCCAGACTGCGGGAAGGCCTTCGCCCTGGCCAGTCGCATGGCGGAGCACCAGAAGATCCATGCAGGTGTGCGTCCGTACGTCTGCTCCGTGTGCTCCAAGTGTTTCACCAAGTCGTCCAACTTGACTGAGCACGAGGCCATTCACAGCGGAGCGCGGCCACACAAGTGTAACGAGTGCGGCGTGGCATTTGCCATGGCCTCTCGCCTCGTTCGCCACCAGTACATCCACAATAAAGAGAAACCGCACAACTGCTCCGGCTGCAGCAAAAACTTCAGCCACCTGGCCACACTGAAGCTTCACCAGGAGCAAAACTGTGCCGGGAGGATCTTTGTCTGTGTGGACTGTCACAAATCCTTCCAGTGTGCCAAAAAGCTTGCACAGCACATGTTGAACCACAGAGACAAGAATGTATGA